In one window of Poriferisphaera corsica DNA:
- a CDS encoding SLC13 family permease, translating into MTWEAWFVVGVIIAVLIALVRNFAPADLLLLSGLTLVMVMGGLSGSEMLPSVQQAVSGFGNPGMLTVGVLFVVVEGLAQTGAMARITGPLLGLPKSAISAQARLIFPVAGMSAFLNNTPIVAMFMPVIDEWCKKVKINPSKLYIPLSYASIFGGACTLIGTSTNLIVYGMMTEHEGLPTLGMFDLAWVGVPCAVLGLGYILLTGRWMLPDRVPAVSLNDDPRQYTAEMIVEDGGAMIGKTIMQAGLRHLSGLYLAEIDRGNRLMCAVSSNVVLEANDRLIFVGVVESVVELRKMRGLVPATDQVFKLGHEVSERKLIEAVVSNQCPMIGKTIRDAKFRTNYGAAVIAVGRSGERIEQKIGDIKLQPGDTLLLEGTQAFVDLQRNSRDFFLVSALEGSTPVRHHRAWVAIGILGGMIAMVTMGWLSMLTSALLAAGLMIATRCCTGSEARRSVNWQVLLTIGAALGLGMALRESGAAAVISNKIIGLVGENPVLVLGAVYFVTMLFTEVITNNAAAVLVFPIAYAAAGTLGVSFMPFAIVIMLAASASFATPIGYQTNLMVYGPGGYRFTDYMRYGIPLNLLFMTTSIVITPIVWPF; encoded by the coding sequence ATGACATGGGAAGCCTGGTTTGTTGTCGGAGTCATTATTGCGGTGTTAATTGCACTGGTTAGGAATTTTGCGCCTGCCGATTTACTCTTGCTGAGTGGATTGACATTGGTCATGGTCATGGGAGGTTTGAGTGGCAGCGAGATGTTGCCGAGCGTTCAACAGGCGGTATCGGGATTCGGAAACCCGGGGATGCTGACGGTAGGTGTGCTGTTTGTGGTCGTTGAAGGATTGGCGCAGACGGGAGCGATGGCGAGGATCACGGGCCCGCTGCTGGGTTTGCCGAAGAGCGCGATTAGCGCACAAGCGAGATTAATTTTTCCTGTGGCGGGAATGAGCGCGTTTTTAAATAACACGCCGATCGTTGCGATGTTTATGCCGGTGATTGATGAATGGTGCAAGAAAGTCAAGATCAATCCTTCGAAGCTATATATCCCGCTTAGTTATGCGTCGATTTTTGGTGGGGCTTGCACACTGATCGGCACGAGTACGAATCTGATTGTGTATGGGATGATGACCGAACATGAGGGACTGCCAACATTAGGTATGTTTGATTTGGCTTGGGTAGGCGTGCCATGCGCCGTATTGGGGCTGGGGTATATTTTGTTGACGGGACGATGGATGTTGCCTGACCGCGTGCCTGCGGTTTCGCTGAACGATGACCCGAGACAATATACGGCTGAGATGATCGTGGAAGATGGTGGTGCGATGATCGGCAAGACGATCATGCAGGCTGGATTGCGACATCTTTCAGGTTTGTACCTCGCTGAGATTGATCGCGGGAATCGATTGATGTGCGCGGTATCATCTAATGTGGTATTAGAAGCGAACGATCGACTGATTTTTGTGGGAGTAGTGGAGTCGGTCGTAGAATTGCGGAAGATGCGGGGGCTTGTGCCTGCCACAGATCAGGTTTTTAAGCTCGGGCATGAGGTGAGTGAACGGAAGCTGATCGAGGCGGTGGTGTCGAATCAATGCCCGATGATCGGCAAGACGATTCGTGATGCGAAATTTAGGACAAATTATGGGGCGGCGGTAATTGCGGTGGGGCGTAGCGGCGAGCGCATCGAGCAGAAAATCGGTGATATTAAGTTGCAACCGGGCGATACGCTTTTGCTGGAAGGAACGCAGGCGTTTGTTGATTTACAGCGCAATTCAAGAGACTTTTTCCTAGTCAGTGCATTGGAAGGATCTACGCCAGTACGGCATCATCGGGCATGGGTTGCGATCGGGATTTTAGGCGGAATGATCGCGATGGTGACGATGGGGTGGTTGAGTATGCTAACGAGCGCGCTGCTTGCGGCGGGGTTAATGATTGCGACTCGCTGCTGCACAGGAAGTGAGGCGAGGCGGAGCGTGAACTGGCAAGTGCTTTTGACGATTGGTGCGGCGTTAGGTCTTGGCATGGCGTTGCGCGAAAGTGGAGCGGCAGCAGTGATCTCAAATAAGATCATTGGCCTTGTCGGTGAAAATCCGGTGCTTGTGCTTGGGGCTGTCTATTTTGTAACAATGCTGTTTACGGAAGTGATTACGAATAACGCTGCGGCAGTTTTGGTGTTTCCGATTGCATATGCAGCGGCGGGAACATTAGGGGTGAGCTTCATGCCGTTTGCGATTGTGATCATGTTGGCGGCGAGCGCCAGTTTCGCAACACCAATCGGATATCAAACGAATCTAATGGTTTATGGGCCGGGCGGATATCGATTTACAGACTACATGCGGTATGGGATTCCATTGAATCTACTGTTCATGACGACATCAATCGTTATAACACCGATTGTGTGGCCGTTCTAA
- a CDS encoding beta-ketoacyl-[acyl-carrier-protein] synthase family protein, translating to MSRREASDRVVVTGVGWITPLGHDVEEVWGNLLAGKCGIGETAHFDASTFPTKFCAQVKDYDYRKYVKQPELHEGIGLNTAYALGAASQAWSRSGLDAYDASGDLNHERLGIYLGSGEGSLDFDNYVGANLHAWSADDREIESVKWAEIAKQRFEATREVEQEPNMPLTHLAMEFEAMGPAYNCLTACAASTQAIGEATEILRRNDADVMITGGAHTMIHPFGVTGFNRLTALSNRNDDFMTASRPFSADRDGFVLGEGAGIMILERYEHAKARGAKILAEITGFGSTADAYRITDMHPEGRGAAGAMNKALADAERGVDDVDYISAHGTGTKENDSIETKGIKAVFGEEAPNVPISSVKSMMGHLIAAAGVCEAIVCVLGIRDQKLPPTINLNNPDPECNLDYIPNVARERKVEVCLSNSFGFGGQNDTLIIEKV from the coding sequence GTGAGTAGAAGAGAAGCGAGTGATCGCGTGGTCGTGACGGGGGTGGGATGGATCACGCCACTCGGTCATGATGTCGAAGAAGTTTGGGGGAACTTGCTTGCGGGCAAGTGCGGTATCGGTGAAACAGCTCACTTTGATGCGAGCACGTTCCCGACGAAGTTCTGCGCGCAAGTGAAGGACTATGATTATCGCAAGTACGTGAAGCAACCTGAGCTTCATGAAGGCATTGGCCTGAACACGGCATATGCACTTGGGGCAGCGTCCCAGGCGTGGTCACGTTCCGGGCTTGATGCTTATGACGCGTCAGGTGATCTGAATCACGAACGGCTTGGGATTTATCTCGGGTCGGGCGAGGGTTCGTTAGATTTTGACAACTATGTCGGAGCGAACCTGCACGCTTGGTCGGCGGATGATCGCGAGATCGAGTCGGTGAAGTGGGCGGAGATCGCGAAGCAGCGATTTGAAGCGACGCGAGAAGTTGAGCAGGAACCCAACATGCCACTGACCCATCTAGCGATGGAGTTTGAGGCTATGGGACCAGCCTACAACTGCTTGACGGCGTGCGCTGCGTCGACACAGGCGATTGGCGAAGCGACGGAGATTTTACGTCGCAATGATGCTGATGTGATGATCACGGGTGGCGCACACACGATGATTCATCCGTTTGGTGTGACTGGGTTCAATCGCTTGACGGCATTGTCGAACCGAAATGATGATTTCATGACAGCAAGTCGTCCGTTTAGTGCTGACCGTGATGGTTTTGTGCTGGGCGAGGGTGCTGGGATCATGATTCTTGAGCGTTATGAGCATGCAAAAGCTCGCGGCGCGAAGATCTTGGCTGAGATTACGGGCTTTGGTTCGACGGCTGATGCGTATCGTATTACGGATATGCATCCTGAAGGCCGCGGTGCTGCTGGCGCGATGAATAAAGCGTTGGCTGATGCGGAGCGTGGCGTTGATGATGTGGATTACATCTCAGCACACGGGACGGGCACGAAGGAGAACGATTCGATTGAAACGAAAGGTATTAAGGCTGTGTTTGGTGAAGAAGCACCAAACGTGCCAATCAGTTCGGTGAAATCGATGATGGGTCACTTGATTGCTGCGGCTGGCGTATGTGAAGCGATCGTTTGTGTTCTGGGCATTCGTGACCAGAAGCTGCCACCTACAATCAACCTAAACAATCCTGACCCAGAGTGTAATCTTGATTACATTCCGAACGTGGCTAGAGAACGTAAGGTTGAGGTCTGTTTGTCGAACAGTTTTGGTTTTGGCGGACAGAACGACACGCTGATCATTGAAAAAGTTTGA
- a CDS encoding four helix bundle protein — MGRDHRKLRAFEAADTLAQVVYKETADYPEEGIKDILRHAAIRVPTNIVDGCARSTMREYINCLTVAFGALREVGYLVELSEKLEYIDEDRFDVMNDAYDESAKLLAGLIRSLKERKSE, encoded by the coding sequence TTGGGCAGAGACCATCGCAAACTAAGAGCATTCGAGGCAGCAGACACACTCGCTCAGGTCGTGTACAAGGAAACAGCTGACTATCCGGAAGAAGGTATTAAAGATATCCTGCGTCACGCAGCGATTCGTGTTCCGACGAACATTGTTGACGGCTGTGCACGTTCAACAATGCGTGAATACATTAACTGTCTGACGGTCGCGTTTGGCGCGCTTCGTGAAGTTGGTTACTTGGTCGAGCTTTCCGAGAAATTGGAATATATCGATGAAGATCGTTTTGATGTGATGAATGATGCATATGATGAATCTGCGAAACTGCTGGCAGGTTTGATCCGTTCTTTGAAGGAACGCAAGAGTGAGTAG
- a CDS encoding fibro-slime domain-containing protein, with protein MTPNLVNADQITLHGVVRDFKSSHPDFESFGHWQFSQWYVTYGPSKYVYKKLVESELSEDGIPKLNMSYFNDRRRKVPFSSKANFDQWYRNVPNVNIAIPVAITLDNNRDEPGGVYTFARERPNYFFPIDNQGYGNSGRAKDGKMHNFHWTFEVRTKFTYTDPTERDYALAFKFTGDDDVWVFINGKLAVDLGSIHPQASGSINIDQKAEQLGLEPGNEYTLDVFMAERHTDESNFRIDTTLQLEEVPPTTVSPLYD; from the coding sequence ATGACACCTAACTTGGTCAATGCGGATCAGATCACACTTCATGGCGTTGTACGAGATTTTAAATCCTCGCACCCAGACTTCGAATCATTCGGCCACTGGCAATTCTCACAATGGTACGTGACTTATGGCCCTTCGAAATATGTTTATAAGAAACTGGTCGAATCCGAACTGAGCGAAGATGGTATCCCCAAACTGAATATGTCCTATTTCAATGATCGTAGGCGTAAAGTACCCTTCAGTTCCAAAGCTAACTTTGATCAGTGGTACCGCAATGTACCCAATGTTAACATTGCAATACCCGTTGCCATCACGCTTGACAATAACCGTGACGAGCCCGGCGGAGTCTACACCTTTGCTCGTGAGCGTCCCAACTACTTTTTCCCCATCGATAATCAAGGCTACGGCAATTCAGGTCGCGCGAAAGATGGGAAGATGCACAACTTCCATTGGACATTCGAAGTCCGAACAAAATTCACATACACCGATCCTACCGAACGCGACTACGCACTCGCATTTAAGTTTACAGGTGACGACGATGTCTGGGTCTTCATCAATGGCAAGCTCGCTGTTGACCTTGGTTCAATACATCCCCAAGCTTCTGGGTCAATTAATATTGATCAAAAAGCAGAACAACTCGGGCTCGAACCAGGCAATGAATATACATTGGACGTGTTTATGGCCGAGCGTCACACTGACGAATCGAACTTCCGTATCGATACCACACTCCAACTGGAAGAAGTTCCTCCGACAACGGTCAGTCCGTTATACGATTAA